A stretch of DNA from Doryrhamphus excisus isolate RoL2022-K1 chromosome 6, RoL_Dexc_1.0, whole genome shotgun sequence:
ACGTGAACGTgaaggtgttttgtttttttttaaattcataatattgtgaccaaTTTTGTTCCTATATCTTTTGCACACTATTTTCTGGTGGTCAGTATTTTAGTAACTATATGCCTACTTTAAGATTTTATTCTAAAATTGTAacttaattatacatttttttacaggtaAGGAGAGTGCTTGATGTTTGTGGACGTAAAGCAAAAAGAACCAAAGACTAAAATTAAGAAATGGAAGCGTTGTTGAATAACTTTAGTCGCAGTACGGTTTGTTGTTATtagttatttcttattttatggtaatggtaatggttttatttcatttggaaTTTCAGTGACTTTTAAGTACATACCATTGTAGCAGTGGAGCCAAAGTTTCCAACAAAAAACATACTGTTCAAACAGTTCAAtagtcaatatttttgactacaATTATGTGATttgactgataaaaaaaaatctgcacatTCCCATTGAACAATGTTTATTACACCTGCTTGCTAGGTGAAATATTTTCATGACCATTTTGGAATGAATAACTTTCTTTATTGtgattgtaatggtaatggttttatttcatttgaacatgcatcagattacaattgaatgcatcacataatcagttcacagttccacatgtccaaaaggagtaggaagaagcaaagcttattaaatcctacccctccatctggtacttttacaatcagtaactgttacatttgttcacttcctgctttccataatacagtttaaggttttttttttgttttgttttttaataatgcaccttgtatcgaagtaggaggtgatctgaccatccaatgacataatgtgtaccatagtaagtgtcaatatagtgatatatatagcacatcatgactggttcaagactcttcatccttgtgtttagcaaacatcaactgcttgtattgtttcttgaattggctcatcgttgtgcattgtttgaggtcctttaCATACTGTACGTGTCATAAAAGTGTAACTGAACTGTTTAAATGCAACATACCACATTGAATCTGAATGTAATATGGAGTCAAGTTTTCTTTATGGGGTTCATTTGTTTTACTTTGCTGCCCTCTAAAGGCGAACTGGCAAAACGTTCTCATTCTTTGTGTTGCTTTGTCAATAATTCCCTAAAGAAAACACAGGTATGAGGGCTGCATCTGCAAACACAAAACTCACAAAATCCAGTCATACCAGAAATGTGATTTATTGTAGCAAATAACATTGGCATGATTATCTTTGCAACCAAAGCACTTACAGATCAAGTACACTTAGCTTAGTCAAGgttaaataatttattagtCCTTCAGTTTCTCACTATATTCCTTAATGCCTCCCAATACATTGTAgtttctgtattattattaagtgcttACATATGGCAACGCTGATCATATTTAAATTAAGCATCCATAAAAGTCACTGTAACAAAGTGAAACTGTGCTCTAAGTCAAAGATAGAAATGTAGTGTTTAAAATGATAGAAGTCATTCTGTTGTTAGCATTGCTGTTAAAAATGGGCAAGTATACACAACGGTTATGAAAATAGTCACTCGCAATCTTGCGCATGACatgaatttcacaaaaaaaatcttaactgcattattttcttggattttaaCTGCAGTGAGTGCAGACTGTGTTTGAAAAAGTCACATGAAATTGGACCATTAGTGTTAAATAGTGACTGCATGGTGATTGTGTTCTTCATAACACACACTGTGACCCACCAGCATCACTTTAACTGGCCGAGGTGACCTTGGCAACAAGACTGCAAGTTTGGGTGCCGCTGCTCCAATCACATCTACGTTGATCAGCATTAAGCACCTGGAGCTGTTTGTGTTAAACTATCATGAAAACAGGCAAATCATCacaaaaaactataaataataataataataatgtggacaGCAGTTCCAAACATCCTGCAGCAATCCTTTGTTGTTTTGGAccttttgtattgttttcagcCCACCTGCCACTATAAAGTAAACGCACACGGAAAAGTACAGTTAAGtattacagtacacacacaattTGATGGTATTATAACAAAAAATGCAAGTAAAGGTACAAAGCGACTTACCCTCAACCCGCCGCCAGACACTGACGTGCTCATCGTCTGTTTTTCAatttcttcttgtttttttcttttcctttcaaCCGCTTCTGGGTTTTTGACGCCTCTGTTTGCCGTCTGATTGAGAGAGAATCAAATATAAAACTTCAGGCATTGCGTCTTTCACATTAAACTGCACCAAAACATGCAATTTTGATTTTGTATAgtatatttagtaaaaaaaaaaagtgtgtatcACAACCAGCCAAGTGACATGTGACTGCCAGAAAAGGCAATGATTCAGATGTGATGAATGTGGGAGTGGGTGTTATGTGTGGTAGTAGAGTCAGGCCGGTAGTAACAgcgtgagtatttttttttaaggggacTCAGAAGGTTGTGGAAGTTAAGGTAAGGCACAGTCCAAAGGGTCACCGGGCCAGGAAAAGTTTTCATTATGTGCCCACTTACCTTGTGACAGCCTTTGTGTGGCTCTTACGGATGTGCAAGTGGCTTTTCTGGACAGTAAAACATTGCTCACTAAAGcccatcttaaaatcaatcaaaTTTATCATGTCACTTTGAGAAACAATTAAAGAGTTTACCCTTTACATATACAAGAAATGCATTCACAAATACCTTAAATGGCCGGATTTTCACAAATAATGACCTATGTTCTAATAAAGTGTTTCTCAGCTGATTTGGCCGTGGGATCCACCATCACGCCTCAATTACAATCAGCTAGTCCAGTTGTTCTGGTCCTACTCCTCAGATAAACAAACAGTACAATGTAATTGCCTTATATAGACGTGTATTACGGTACCAGTCAAGGTTTGGACACGCCTTCTCACGGCGTTAAAGGCGAGTGTGTCCCAGCTTTTTAAATAGtacttttgacatttttatagctCATTTGAGGAGTAATAAGTGTCTTTAACAAGAAAATTCAAATGTTTGACGTGACAAGATGTCATAAAAACAACACTGGCTacccaaaaaaatgacactagCGAGTCACGTGACTGGTTCATCAAGCTGGTCGTGTGAACGGTTTATTGTACTGCCTTAATGTGTTAATTacttagtgtgtttttttcaccatttacctctttttgtcttttctctgCCGCCTCAGCCAACTGTCGCCTCCTCGTCTCCTGGAAATATCCAACTCTTTAGCTTCGCAGTGTAAACCAAAAATTCTAGTTTACATTCAGTTAGCCAAACCTAGCATGTCAATGAGGCAACACTAAAACATGACTTTATGCCACATCTACGCCCTACTATGCATGCATAAAGTGTGGATAATAGTGGTAGAATTAACCATGGTTACATACTTGATCTGGAGTGTCAACAGTGTCGTCGACTGCTCCACCAAGGCACGGTAAACACATCCCCATTCTTCCAAACAGTGAAAGGCAACACAGCAAATTTGCTTTTTGGTACTAAATTTGAAAACTAACTAATGCTAAAAAAGAAGGTTGCATCAACTTTCCCGTGGGGTGGAAATGGAGAAGTAAGAAAAGCAGCAGCTTCTACTCCTAAATGCATTGGAGGGTTCCTGTGGCATGACGTCGCCGTTATTTGGCAacgttagcattcaagctaatagCCATAACCGTGAAGCATCGCTCTGCTAGTGACGTAACAAACCACGctcttaaaaaaatatcataccACCGTTTGTTTAGACGTCCCGGTATTTGCAAAAAATAGTATTTAACGCTTTAAATCTAAGCCAAATAGTATACCTCTAGTCAGAGTTGAACGCTACATCGCTTGATGCGGTGTTCAAGAACACGAAAAAGGAAGGGTTGCTTAAAAATGACCAGTAAACTTCGGAGTGTATATATTTCATGTACAAAATAGTGAGTTTTAGCTTTCTTCTATGATTCTTATCCCCAGGACTCATTTATTACATTGTTTAAGTGCGTGTGTTGGATATATACATTGTCACAAAGAGCCGTTTAACGACTTGATATTGAACACAACTCAGGGGCAGTGTCGCCAGGTCTCGCGAGAGAAACAAGCGACTCGCTTTCTGCTGAAAACAAGCCCAAATAAAGAGTGAATTTAGGAATTTTCAAGCGACATTACAATAACAAGGCTAAAGTCATTTTAAATAAGCTGACATGTGCCCAACACTGCTTAGGagtcacatacacatacatctTCCAGGGCCTGGCGCAATAGCACTACTGTGTGGCTGAAAAGGAGAATTAGTCATACAACAACCACTTTAACAGTTATGTTCTGACTACCATTGCTATACAATGTGACCAGACCATATCTTATGACAAAGTTTTTTTCCTGTACTGTATTAGACTACTTCTTTTTTAAGTTCAAAAATACCTGAACTGGGgtgaatgtaaaaatttaaCATGGGAGTAGCCACTCCTGCTGCAGGAAATACACTTCTAATAGCATAGAAAGCAGTGCAGATGTTCATTTGTTGGGGAGGGGGTCCAGCAGAGGTTGCCGCTGTTTGGAACTCACCCTGACAGAATCGGACAAGATCTGAGGTGGTCCACCTCCTAGACGTATTGCCACGGAGGGCCCCGCTTAGTCACTACATCTATGAACTGTACTATTATGcaatttgtatttactttgtatATACTTATATTGTGTCATATGTTGCCCacttagcggtagaaaatgaatgaatgaatgaatgaatgaaaagtgtaGTGCCTAAAGGTTAGAAGGTTAATGAAACATGGTGGCCCCTGCCATAACGCCAGGTCCCCCAGTGTGAAAACCACTGTTCTAATGGAGCAAAGTTATGATCCAACGTGCATTGATTTATTCCATCAAATTCACCCCAAGcccatttttgaaaatatattatcCTCTTGTTGTAATTGCTTGAGAGATGGAGGAGTGACGTCCAAGCCTTTTGAGGGGTATGAGTGATGTTCTATAAAACAGTTCTATCAAATCAGTATTCAGCTTGACAGTTTAATGTTGGAGCTGGTTTTCACCCTTCAACACTTAAGACTCCTCCCCTTCGTCCTGGCTGCAGCATCCAGGTTATTTCAAAGTGCGGCACTTAGGAGGAATGGCAGGCTTGTGAGATTATGCAGCACTTTCAGGCGTACATACTGTCAATCATAAAGTTATTGATGGCGATTTTACATTGATGTAGTGTATCATGGAGGGGACAGTATGTCAGGATGTTGATGGCTCCTCAGGTAAGTTAATCAGAACCTATTTGTTTGTTACAGAAAGTATGTTTCTGTTATCTGTAAATACAATGTAGTCCACACGTCATACTTTGTAtatgcatatactgtactacTGCATGTATTGTCAAACTTATTGAGCATCTCCCAGTTTCCAGTTAGAAACATGCTTAGAAGTTTCATAATACTGCTGTAAAACAGAGGTTATACACAGCAGTATATTTAACAAAGTTTAACACAGTCATAATGTAGTAATGGTACACTTTTTTGACCAGAAGAGAAGAAAGTTACAAAAAGCTCATGTCTCAAAGTAAATGGCAATGCATATAAACAATCAATGATAGTTCAATAACAATTAAAACTCCAAAGTCATCAACAACGTAGAATGTAATGCAATGAATCAATGTTTACTTACCGACTTACTGTAAACAAAAAAGATGAGTTGCACCACAAGACATTTATGTCGCCCCCATCTGTAAAAAGCATCTCCTCCTGGATGCTGTGAACATTTTAAGTTGATTGCGAAGCACTGAGTAGATATTTCACCTTGGATAAAGCTGTCATTCCTTAAAGCTGTTCTGGAATtggatggtaaaaaaaaaaacaatcgacAAAAACAGAACATTTACTTTGGATTTCTTCATCGGCTTTAGGTGACTGtttgaatatgaaatatataagtCAAAGTGATCATCATCACTTAAAGTTCAACTCATTTTATCTTGTATGCACAAATATCCATGTTTGTTATCCAAAACGAATGTGACAACCAAGATGTCCACTAATGAGCTCTGTAATGCATGTATGCTACAGCTTCTATTAGTCGTTCTACATATAGTCATGTCTGAAGGCATATGCTGCATAGACATGTCAAGCAAGGTCATTTACTGATACCTAATAGATGCTTTATTTAATTCTTTACGGGACATCTATTGCAATAATTGGAATATTGCACTATTGATGGAATATGTTACAAGAAATATTAACCCGTGTGACCCATTAACCTTCATTTCTATatcattatacagtatgtaatgtACATTTCATTActcttatatttttttgttttgtctgtgtTTTGTGTGGCTTTGTTTGTGTCGTAATTAGATcccgattcattcattcattttctatggacttgctggagcctatcccagctgtcttcgggcgagaggctgggtacaccctggactggtcgccagccaatcacagggcacaaatagacaaacaaccattcacattcacattcatacctatggacaatttggagtcgccaattaacctagcatatttttttggaatgtgggaggaaaccggagtacccggagaaaacccactcatgcacggagagaacatgcaaagtcgggtctccaagctgcgtggcctgcacgctaaccactcgaccgccgtgcggcCTCTGTCACATGAGGactatcattaattcattcattcctcacgagggtcgcgggggtgctggagcctatcccagccaatcacagggcacatatagacaaacaaccattcacagtcacattcatacctatggacaatttggagtctgatgactagcaaaaacaaacaaataaatcccaaaaaataatcatcaagGCAGGAAGTGTACCTATGAAGTACTTGCTCATCTATTGATCTTATGTAATGTCTCCATACCTTTTTGAAATCTTTAATGACAGTTTTCACTCTCTGAGTGCAGCCATGTAAGACAAACACACTCTATAGACAAATACATTGTTCGCCTGACCACTTGCCAAGAGATTGAGAATCTCTATCTGCACTTTGTCAATCAGTGTTAATGCAATACTCCTCATTAATGGCATGCAAAGCCCCACAGGGAGTTGACTAAATATGCTTATTCAGGGGAGAAATGCTTAAGCTTTCTTTCCTTTCGTTCCTTCGTTCTGAGATGGTAATGATTGCTACTGTCATGAACAATATTCACTATTCCAATAA
This window harbors:
- the svip gene encoding small VCP/p97-interacting protein isoform X2, producing MGMCLPCLGGAVDDTVDTPDQETRRRQLAEAAEKRQKETANRGVKNPEAVERKRKKQEEIEKQTMSTSVSGGGLRWQVG
- the svip gene encoding small VCP/p97-interacting protein isoform X1; the protein is MGMCLPCLGGAVDDTVDTPDQETRRRQLAEAAEKRQKEKSHLHIRKSHTKAVTRRQTEASKTQKRLKGKEKNKKKLKNRR